One genomic region from Stackebrandtia nassauensis DSM 44728 encodes:
- a CDS encoding transglycosylase domain-containing protein has translation MCGLFAGVVVAASAFPSLAVVGLTAKASSDGFEGLPTELQDPPAPQTSWLYANDGETLITSFYDESRKEVDLDDIAPVMQKAIIAAEDNRFYEHNGVDLVGVIRAGVANQGGGEVSQGASTLTMQYVRQALTYNAKTNQDVLEATEDTPQRKLREMRYAAAVEKQYSKKEILERYLNLVFLGNQSYGVYAASQAYFSKDPSELELQEAAMLAALPKAPGTIDPSLGEKENKKAKERRNYVLDRMVKTKAISKKQADKAKKTDLDLKPSNQPSDCTAVPQDRKDWGFFCDFFKDWWMNNPQFGSTKDERLNNLKTGGYVIKTTLDPDLQEKAQKEVTKRQKKDSSWALGDVTLDPKTGSVKSMAINRDFSLDISKNGPNSGGSGKGTYPATTVPLLSGGSGKAGAGFQAGSTFKMFTMLAALKQGKSLKTTYDNPKGDYPSKIYGVGYNPTESSCGKRNADGQYAWCPGNDNPKWMAGKADMYRGFGRSVNTYFVQLLEDVGAENAVDMAKSLGIDLRGKGDQENDENPRKKHLWGSFTLGVSDTTVMDVAEAYGTVANDGIHCDPLPVKSMTDSKGNKVDAKPECERVISSDVARAAADAARCPVGDQAQSGKCQDGTFRDGHKIVGRPMAGKTGTTQSNQASWFVGMTPNIVSAGFIADPDVRSKSLPQSYHNLPHEAVSHTMKAALEGEPVENFKKPTGKLVG, from the coding sequence ATGTGTGGCCTCTTCGCCGGGGTGGTGGTCGCCGCCTCGGCATTTCCCTCTCTCGCGGTCGTGGGTTTGACCGCCAAGGCAAGTTCCGACGGCTTCGAAGGGTTGCCTACCGAATTGCAGGACCCTCCGGCGCCGCAGACGAGCTGGCTGTACGCCAATGACGGGGAAACCTTGATCACTTCCTTTTACGACGAGAGCCGTAAAGAGGTCGACCTCGACGACATCGCACCTGTGATGCAGAAGGCGATAATCGCCGCCGAAGACAACCGCTTCTATGAACACAACGGCGTAGACCTGGTTGGGGTTATTCGTGCGGGCGTGGCAAATCAGGGCGGCGGCGAGGTTTCCCAGGGCGCATCGACTCTGACCATGCAATACGTCCGACAGGCTCTGACGTACAACGCGAAAACTAATCAGGATGTGTTGGAGGCCACCGAAGACACGCCGCAACGCAAACTCCGCGAGATGCGCTACGCCGCCGCGGTGGAGAAGCAGTACTCCAAGAAGGAGATCCTCGAGCGGTACCTGAACCTGGTGTTCCTCGGGAACCAGTCGTACGGGGTCTACGCGGCCTCCCAGGCGTACTTCAGCAAGGATCCGTCGGAGCTGGAGCTCCAAGAGGCGGCGATGCTGGCCGCGCTGCCCAAGGCGCCGGGCACCATCGACCCGTCGCTGGGCGAGAAGGAGAACAAGAAGGCCAAGGAGCGCCGCAACTACGTGCTGGACCGGATGGTCAAGACCAAGGCCATCAGCAAGAAGCAGGCCGACAAGGCCAAGAAGACCGACCTGGACCTCAAGCCGAGCAACCAGCCCTCGGACTGCACCGCGGTGCCGCAGGACCGCAAGGACTGGGGTTTCTTCTGTGACTTCTTCAAGGACTGGTGGATGAACAACCCCCAGTTCGGGTCCACCAAGGACGAACGCCTGAACAACCTCAAGACCGGCGGCTACGTCATCAAGACCACGCTGGACCCGGATCTGCAGGAGAAGGCGCAGAAGGAGGTCACCAAGCGCCAGAAGAAGGACTCGTCCTGGGCGCTGGGCGACGTGACCCTGGATCCCAAGACCGGCAGTGTCAAGTCGATGGCGATCAACCGCGACTTCAGTCTCGACATCTCCAAGAACGGCCCCAACTCGGGCGGTTCGGGCAAGGGCACCTATCCGGCCACGACGGTGCCGTTGCTGTCGGGCGGTTCGGGCAAGGCGGGCGCCGGTTTCCAGGCCGGTTCGACGTTCAAGATGTTCACGATGCTGGCCGCCCTCAAACAGGGCAAGTCGCTGAAGACGACCTACGACAATCCCAAGGGCGACTATCCGTCCAAGATCTACGGGGTCGGCTACAACCCGACGGAGTCCTCGTGCGGCAAACGCAACGCCGACGGCCAGTACGCCTGGTGTCCCGGCAACGACAATCCCAAGTGGATGGCGGGCAAGGCCGACATGTACCGGGGCTTCGGACGCTCGGTCAACACCTATTTCGTCCAGCTGTTGGAGGACGTGGGTGCCGAGAACGCCGTGGACATGGCCAAGTCGCTGGGAATCGACCTGCGCGGCAAGGGCGACCAGGAGAACGACGAGAACCCCCGCAAGAAGCACCTGTGGGGTTCCTTCACCCTGGGGGTGTCCGACACGACGGTGATGGACGTCGCCGAGGCGTACGGGACAGTGGCCAACGACGGCATCCACTGCGATCCACTGCCGGTGAAATCGATGACGGACTCCAAGGGCAACAAGGTCGACGCCAAACCCGAGTGCGAGAGGGTGATCTCATCCGACGTGGCCCGGGCCGCCGCCGACGCCGCCAGGTGTCCGGTCGGCGACCAGGCCCAGTCAGGCAAGTGCCAGGACGGCACCTTCCGCGACGGACACAAGATCGTCGGCCGTCCCATGGCGGGCAAGACCGGTACCACGCAGAGCAACCAGGCGTCCTGGTTCGTCGGCATGACCCCCAACATCGTGTCGGCCGGGTTCATCGCCGACCCGGACGTCCGCTCCAAGTCGCTGCCGCAGAGTTACCACAATCTGCCGCACGAGGCGGTGTCACACACGATGAAGGCGGCCCTGGAGGGCGAGCCGGTCGAGAACTTCAAGAAACCCACCGGCAAGCTGGTGGGTTAG
- a CDS encoding STAS domain-containing protein: MTRPELEISVRHEADKAVVTLAGEIDIGTAPRLTAAVEGALESNPVRVELDMSGVTFCDSQGLGTLVVLNRAATRSRSVLVLAELTDFLDRLLHVTGLHQAFTIQNDDAADADGTGDAATS, encoded by the coding sequence GTGACACGCCCGGAGCTAGAGATTTCGGTGCGTCACGAAGCGGATAAGGCCGTCGTGACGTTGGCCGGTGAGATCGACATCGGCACCGCACCGCGCCTGACGGCGGCGGTGGAGGGAGCGCTGGAATCCAACCCGGTGCGGGTGGAACTCGACATGTCCGGTGTCACCTTCTGCGATTCCCAGGGCCTCGGCACGCTCGTGGTGCTCAACCGCGCCGCCACCCGCTCCCGCAGCGTGCTGGTGCTGGCCGAGCTGACCGACTTCCTGGACCGGCTGCTGCACGTCACCGGACTGCACCAGGCCTTCACGATTCAAAACGACGACGCCGCCGATGCCGATGGCACCGGCGACGCCGCCACGTCGTAA
- a CDS encoding HAMP domain-containing protein, producing MTSTRAVSDHDFLEILAEALGRMEIGDFTVRLPRGDGLAGEVADRFNAVAERSDRRTRELQLISRVVGREGRLTERLDAERLDGSWREGAEAVNRLVDDVVRPTSEIARVLNAVAAGDLKQRAQLEIEGRPLRGEFRSIAETVNTMVELLAAFADEVTRVAREVGTDGKLGGQAQVEGVSGRWRQLTDSVNTMASNLTNQVRSIASVTTAIAAGDLSQTVDVDAKGEVAELAETVNSLTNTLQVFAGEVTRVAREVGTDGKLGGQADVPGVAGTWKDLTDNVNGMAFNLTEQVRGISTVATAVASGDLTQKITVTAQGEILELKNTVNTMVDQLSSFADEVTRVAREVGTEGRLGGQAQVYGVAGTWRQLTENVNQLARNLTDQVRGIATVTKAVQAGDLSQKITVDAQGEVAALKDTINTMVDQLSRFADEVNRVAREVGTQGRLGGQANVRGVSGVWKDLTDNVNLMAFNLTEQVRNISTVATAVQAGDLSQKITVDASGEMLELKQVLNTMVEQLSRFADEVTRVAREVGTDGKLAGQANVRDISGVWKELTDNVNQMASNLTEQVRNIATVATAVQAGDLSQKITVDAQGEMLQLKTTVNTMVDQLSSFADEVTRVAREVGTEGRLGGQARVRGVSGIWKELTDNVNQMASNLTEQVRNIATVTKAVADGDLTQKITVDAEGEILDVKTTVNTMVDQLSSFADEVTRVAREVGSEGKLGGQAQVDDVSGTWRALTNNVNSLAATLTNQLRSIASVAESVARGDLTQSVDVEAAGEVAELRESINEMIVALRETTAKNADQDWLNSNLARVSGLLQGQRDLTEVCRMIMTEVTPLVDAQTGTFFTKEMRDDGIERFVLKGYYGYIPPEREVVYAPGEGLVGQAAASRRPIRISDIPDGYLTIRSGLGEATPVDLVIMPVQFEGQQLGVMEFASFRPFSPLHVSFLESLVANIGTALNNIVANGRTEVLLTESRRLTTELTQQSNELQRANDELEEQARQLENRNREIEIKNRDVENARLGLEEKAEQLAQASRYKSQFLANISHELRTPLNSLLLLARLLAENTEQNLSPKQIDFARTIHSAGSDLLTLIDDILDLSKIEAGRMDVDPHEVSFTELCGRAEATFRPQAEDKNLQFSVELEDGLPDVFVTDSQKLQQVLRNFLSNAVKFTDSGSVTLKVGRTDPSYSFGISSLDGSDASYYFTVADTGIGISDDKMQMIFEPFQQADGGTSRKYGGTGLGLSISKSYADLLGGAIVVDTSPGRGSTFTLYVPDALNPKEPSLPTYTPLPSEHTDTDSSAYPEGPILSSDSIKDDGPVRALDGSTVLIVDDDVRNVFALTAALEMHGISVVYAENGADGIAKLTEREDIDIVLMDAMMPDMDGNETTVAIRRIPRFADLPIIFLTARAMQNDRDASLEAGASSYITKPVDLDELLGLMAYWVTGGDNAEDNDGGGQE from the coding sequence ATGACATCCACCCGAGCCGTCTCCGATCACGATTTCCTGGAGATCCTGGCCGAAGCCCTGGGTCGCATGGAGATCGGTGATTTCACGGTGAGGCTGCCACGGGGTGACGGTCTGGCCGGGGAGGTCGCCGACCGCTTCAACGCGGTCGCCGAGCGTTCCGACCGCCGTACCCGGGAGTTGCAGCTGATCAGCCGGGTGGTCGGCCGCGAGGGCCGCCTCACCGAACGACTGGACGCCGAACGCCTGGACGGGTCTTGGCGCGAGGGTGCCGAGGCGGTCAACCGGCTCGTCGACGACGTGGTGCGCCCGACCTCGGAGATCGCGCGGGTGCTCAACGCGGTGGCCGCCGGCGACCTGAAGCAGCGCGCCCAGCTGGAGATCGAGGGACGGCCGCTGCGCGGCGAGTTCCGCTCCATCGCCGAGACCGTCAACACGATGGTCGAGCTGTTGGCGGCGTTCGCCGACGAGGTCACCCGCGTCGCCCGCGAGGTCGGCACCGACGGCAAACTCGGCGGCCAGGCGCAGGTGGAGGGGGTCTCGGGCCGGTGGCGGCAGCTGACCGACTCGGTCAACACGATGGCCTCCAACCTGACCAACCAGGTGCGTTCGATCGCGTCGGTCACCACCGCCATCGCCGCCGGTGACCTGAGCCAGACGGTGGACGTGGACGCCAAGGGCGAGGTCGCCGAACTCGCCGAGACCGTCAATTCGCTGACCAACACGCTCCAGGTCTTCGCCGGTGAGGTGACCCGGGTGGCCCGCGAGGTGGGCACCGACGGGAAGCTGGGCGGCCAGGCCGACGTGCCCGGTGTCGCGGGCACCTGGAAGGACCTGACCGACAACGTCAACGGCATGGCCTTCAACCTGACCGAACAGGTGCGAGGAATTTCCACGGTGGCCACGGCGGTGGCCTCGGGTGACCTGACCCAGAAGATCACCGTGACGGCGCAGGGCGAGATCCTGGAGCTGAAGAACACCGTCAACACGATGGTCGACCAGCTGTCGTCCTTCGCCGACGAGGTGACGCGAGTCGCCCGCGAGGTCGGCACCGAGGGCCGGCTCGGCGGTCAGGCGCAGGTGTACGGGGTCGCCGGAACCTGGCGGCAGCTCACCGAGAACGTCAACCAGCTGGCCCGCAACCTCACCGACCAGGTGCGCGGCATCGCGACCGTCACCAAGGCCGTGCAGGCCGGTGACCTGTCGCAGAAGATCACGGTCGACGCGCAGGGCGAGGTCGCGGCGTTGAAGGACACCATCAACACGATGGTCGACCAGCTGTCGCGGTTCGCCGACGAGGTCAACCGGGTCGCGCGTGAGGTCGGGACCCAGGGCCGCCTGGGCGGCCAGGCCAACGTGCGCGGTGTGTCCGGGGTCTGGAAGGACCTCACCGACAACGTGAACCTCATGGCCTTCAACCTGACCGAGCAGGTCCGCAACATCTCCACCGTCGCCACGGCGGTGCAGGCGGGCGACCTGTCGCAGAAGATCACCGTGGACGCGTCGGGCGAGATGCTGGAGCTCAAGCAGGTCCTCAACACCATGGTGGAGCAGCTGTCCCGCTTCGCCGACGAGGTGACGCGGGTGGCCCGCGAAGTCGGTACCGACGGCAAGCTCGCCGGTCAGGCCAACGTCCGGGACATCTCGGGCGTGTGGAAGGAACTGACCGACAACGTCAACCAGATGGCCTCGAACCTGACCGAGCAGGTCCGCAACATCGCCACGGTCGCCACCGCCGTGCAGGCCGGTGACCTGTCGCAGAAGATCACCGTCGACGCGCAGGGCGAGATGCTGCAACTGAAGACCACCGTGAACACGATGGTCGACCAGCTGTCCTCGTTCGCGGACGAGGTCACGCGTGTGGCCCGTGAAGTGGGCACCGAGGGCCGCCTGGGTGGCCAGGCCCGGGTGCGCGGTGTCTCCGGCATCTGGAAGGAACTGACCGACAACGTCAACCAGATGGCGTCCAACCTGACCGAGCAGGTCCGCAACATCGCCACCGTCACCAAGGCCGTCGCCGACGGCGACCTCACCCAGAAGATCACGGTCGACGCCGAGGGCGAGATCCTGGACGTGAAGACGACCGTCAACACCATGGTCGACCAGCTGTCGTCCTTCGCCGACGAGGTCACCCGAGTCGCCCGCGAGGTGGGCTCGGAGGGCAAGCTCGGCGGCCAGGCACAGGTCGACGACGTGTCGGGAACCTGGCGGGCGCTGACCAACAACGTGAACTCGCTGGCCGCGACCCTGACCAACCAGCTGCGGTCCATCGCCTCGGTCGCCGAGTCGGTGGCCCGGGGCGACCTGACCCAGTCGGTGGACGTCGAGGCCGCCGGTGAGGTCGCCGAACTGCGTGAGTCCATCAACGAGATGATCGTGGCGCTGCGCGAGACCACCGCCAAGAACGCCGACCAGGACTGGCTGAACTCCAACCTGGCCCGGGTCTCGGGTCTGTTGCAGGGGCAGCGCGACCTCACCGAGGTCTGCCGGATGATCATGACCGAGGTGACGCCCCTTGTGGACGCCCAGACCGGCACCTTCTTCACCAAGGAGATGCGCGACGACGGCATCGAACGGTTCGTCCTGAAGGGATACTACGGCTACATCCCGCCGGAGCGCGAGGTCGTGTACGCGCCCGGCGAGGGCCTGGTCGGACAGGCCGCCGCGTCCCGGCGCCCGATCCGCATCTCCGACATCCCCGACGGCTACCTGACCATCCGCTCCGGGCTCGGCGAGGCCACCCCGGTGGACCTGGTGATCATGCCGGTGCAGTTCGAGGGCCAGCAGCTGGGCGTGATGGAGTTCGCGTCGTTCCGGCCGTTCTCGCCGCTGCACGTGTCGTTTCTGGAGAGCCTGGTCGCCAACATCGGCACCGCGCTCAACAACATCGTCGCCAACGGCCGCACCGAGGTGCTGCTGACCGAGTCGCGACGGCTGACCACCGAGCTGACCCAGCAGTCCAACGAACTCCAGCGCGCCAACGACGAGCTGGAGGAACAGGCGCGGCAGCTGGAGAACCGCAACCGCGAGATCGAGATCAAGAACCGCGACGTCGAGAACGCCCGGCTCGGCCTGGAGGAGAAGGCCGAACAGCTGGCGCAGGCGTCGCGCTACAAGAGCCAGTTCCTGGCCAACATCAGCCACGAGCTGCGCACGCCGCTCAACTCGCTGCTGTTGCTGGCGCGGCTGCTGGCCGAGAACACCGAGCAGAACCTGTCGCCGAAGCAGATCGACTTCGCCCGCACCATCCACAGTGCTGGGTCCGACCTGTTGACGCTCATCGACGACATCCTCGACCTGTCCAAGATCGAGGCCGGTCGCATGGACGTCGACCCGCACGAGGTCTCGTTCACCGAACTGTGCGGCCGGGCCGAGGCGACGTTCCGTCCGCAGGCCGAGGACAAGAACCTCCAGTTCAGCGTGGAACTGGAGGACGGACTGCCGGACGTGTTCGTCACCGATTCGCAGAAGCTGCAACAAGTGCTGCGCAACTTCCTGTCCAACGCGGTGAAGTTCACCGACTCCGGTTCGGTGACGCTGAAGGTGGGGCGCACCGACCCCAGCTACTCCTTCGGTATCTCCAGTCTGGACGGTTCCGACGCCTCGTACTACTTCACCGTCGCCGACACCGGAATCGGCATCTCCGACGACAAGATGCAGATGATCTTCGAGCCGTTCCAGCAGGCCGACGGCGGCACCAGCCGCAAGTACGGCGGCACCGGCCTGGGACTGTCGATCTCCAAGTCCTACGCGGACCTGCTGGGCGGCGCCATCGTCGTGGACACCAGTCCCGGACGGGGCAGCACCTTCACCCTGTACGTCCCGGACGCGTTGAACCCGAAGGAACCCAGCCTTCCCACCTACACGCCGCTGCCGAGCGAGCACACCGACACCGACTCCTCCGCGTATCCGGAGGGACCGATCCTGTCCAGTGACTCCATCAAGGACGACGGTCCGGTGCGGGCGCTGGACGGCTCGACGGTGCTCATCGTCGACGACGACGTCCGCAACGTCTTCGCGCTCACCGCGGCCCTGGAGATGCACGGGATCTCGGTGGTGTACGCGGAGAACGGCGCCGACGGCATCGCCAAGCTCACCGAGCGCGAGGACATCGACATCGTCCTGATGGACGCGATGATGCCCGATATGGACGGTAACGAGACGACGGTGGCGATCCGCCGGATCCCGCGGTTCGCGGATCTTCCCATCATCTTCCTCACAGCCCGGGCGATGCAGAACGACCGGGACGCGAGCCTGGAAGCCGGTGCTTCCTCGTACATCACCAAACCCGTGGACCTGGATGAGCTGCTGGGCTTGATGGCGTACTGGGTGACCGGCGGGGATAATGCAGAGGACAACGATGGCGGTGGACAGGAGTAG
- a CDS encoding WhiB family transcriptional regulator, with amino-acid sequence MTMMVDWTSAAACREGDPDALFVQGAEQNVAKKVCKGCRVRMECLADALDNQVEFGVWGGMTERERRALLRKHPDVTSWRKVFEAALEKEAADRIGRVLEPTG; translated from the coding sequence ATGACGATGATGGTGGATTGGACGTCCGCGGCAGCATGTCGGGAGGGGGACCCCGACGCGCTGTTCGTACAGGGCGCCGAGCAGAACGTCGCCAAGAAGGTCTGCAAGGGCTGTCGCGTGAGGATGGAGTGCCTCGCCGACGCGCTGGACAATCAGGTGGAGTTCGGGGTCTGGGGAGGCATGACCGAGCGCGAGCGGCGCGCGCTGCTGCGCAAGCACCCGGACGTGACCAGCTGGCGCAAGGTCTTCGAGGCGGCACTGGAGAAGGAAGCGGCCGACCGTATCGGCCGGGTGCTAGAACCGACCGGCTGA
- a CDS encoding response regulator translates to MAVARQARILMVDDRRENLTALQAILQGLAVSTEAVTSGEGALKKLLTGEFAVILLDAQMPGMDGFETARHIKQRERTRHTPIIFLTAADRDSHMAFRGYAAGAVDYITKPFDPWALRAKVGVFVDLWDRKEKLKAEAARLRIAETERDRLRSIIEDAARTLREGNGDRPPENVAKALKTLAQAEVDG, encoded by the coding sequence ATGGCCGTGGCGCGGCAGGCGAGAATCCTCATGGTGGACGACCGCCGGGAGAATCTGACGGCCCTGCAGGCCATTCTCCAGGGACTGGCGGTGTCCACCGAGGCGGTGACCTCGGGTGAGGGCGCGCTGAAGAAGTTGCTCACCGGCGAGTTCGCGGTGATCCTGCTGGACGCCCAGATGCCGGGCATGGACGGCTTCGAGACCGCCCGCCACATCAAACAGCGCGAACGCACCCGGCACACCCCGATCATCTTCCTGACCGCCGCCGACCGCGACTCCCACATGGCCTTCCGCGGCTACGCCGCCGGAGCGGTCGACTACATCACCAAACCCTTCGACCCGTGGGCGCTGCGCGCCAAGGTGGGGGTTTTCGTGGACCTGTGGGACCGCAAGGAGAAGCTCAAGGCCGAGGCCGCCCGGCTGCGGATCGCGGAGACCGAGCGGGACCGGCTGCGTTCGATCATCGAGGACGCCGCCCGCACCCTGCGTGAGGGCAACGGCGACCGGCCACCGGAGAACGTGGCCAAGGCCCTGAAGACGCTGGCCCAGGCCGAGGTCGACGGGTAG